Genomic window (Enterobacteriaceae bacterium 4M9):
CTGCGTTCATGCCCGGCGCATCACCGCCACTCGTCAACACACCGATTTTCTTAATCATGACTACCTCTGAACTTAGAATGCAAATTTAATCCCGATGCCGGAAATCGCCACGGATAACTGCAAAAGATGACTATTAAGCGTTGCTATGAATAGTATCTCAATCGCTTCCAGCTGAATTGATTCAGGTCAGGCCAAGTGGTGGTAATTTATACTAAAAAAACCCGCCACGCTCACCTTTTTAGTACCCACCATCCGGCAATTTTTTTGCCGTATGAGATGGCACAACCGAACAGGGATCCTGATGAATAATCACATCCGAACCCGGAAACCGTTGCCGTATTGCCTGCTCTACCGCATCGGCAATCGCGTGCGCCTGCACGAGCGGCAGCTGGTCATCCATTTCCAGGTGAAGCTGAATAAAACGAGTCGGCCCTGACTGACGCGTTCTGAAGTCGTGCGCGCCGCGCACGCCAGGCCAGGATGTCGCGATATCGACAATCGCGGTTTGTTCTTCATCCGGCAGCGCACGGTCAAGTAGAGACTGTACAGCGTCAAAGCCCATGCGCAGGGCGCTATACAAAATATAGATGCCAATCCCAAGAGCAAACAGAGAATCTGCCCGCTGCCAGCCAAAACTGGCCAGTACCAGCGCCACGAGGATGGCGCCGTTCATCATAACATCGGACTGATAATGCAGCATATCGGCACGCACGGCCTGGCTGCGGGTTTTACGCACCACCCAGCGCTGGAACGTCACCAACGCCAGCGTGCTGGCAAGCGCCACCACGGTCACGATAATCCCCACGCCCGGTTGATTGAGTGGCTCTGGCCTCACCAGATGCTGAATACCAGTCAGCAGCAGAAATAACGCCGACCCCGAGATAAACATGCTCTGCGCCAGTGCCGACAGCGATTCGGCTTTGCCGTGACCGAATGTGTGTTCTTCATCTGCGGGCTGTAGCGAATAACGTACAACCAATAAATTGGTTAACGACGCGCCAATATCCACCAGTGAATCAACCAGCGATGCCAGAATGGTGACCGAACCGGTATGCCACCAGGCAAAAATTTTAATCAGCAATAGCGACGAGGCCATTACCGTTGCCGCAACCGCCGCCCGGCTAACCAGACGCCCGTATTGTTGGTCCATAAACACTCCCCTTTTGCTGCGGCTAGTATAGTCGAGACCACTGTGCAGCAGAACGCAGAATTAACTACTGTTGACCGGGGGTTGAATCAAAGAAAGCGCTGGGTTTTCAGGCTATTCTGCGCCGCTTTGCGACAAATTACGGACAAAAAAAAACCCCGCTGGTTAGCGGGGAAGACAGGGATGGTGTCTATGGCAAGGAAAAACAGGGTTGCTACTGGTTACTGCGGTTACTGATTACTACGATTACTGCTACTAATCTGTAATACTGAGTTTTTTTGCAAATCAGCAATTTCACGAAGCTGATTCATACGCAGGCGGTGTTTGTCATTTAAAACCGCTCGCTGCTCGGGTGTTAATAGCTGGAACATCTGGTTGCGCACTTTCGCCATTTCAACCTGGCGGGCAACCTGTTCCTGTGCCATTTTTTCTGCCTGAGTACGCACAGCTTTTTCGTCAAACTTTTCTGACGTTACAAGCCGATGCATGGTCTCTAATTCGCTAACATTAACAGGTGACTGATTGTGTCTGGCTAATTGCATCAGGTCGCGCATTTGCTGGCGCTGTTGCTCAGTCAGGCTAATGCCGTCAAACATATGTTGCTGAACACTGTTGCGCTGCGTTGCCCCGTCAGGCTGATACCACTTGTCACCCGCGAGGGCTTCAGCAGCCTGGCCTGGTAACGCAATCAGCATCAGGGTTGAGGCCATGACGGCAGCGGAAACATTGCGCATCACTCACTCCCAGAAATCTTGTGCTGCGATTCAACGAGGAGCAGTGTACGATTCCCGCTGCAAACAAGCGTCAGGGGGTGTAAAACAACGTAAAGTCATGGATTAGCCGTCCTGGATGACGTAATTTCTGCCTCGGAGGTATTAAAAAATGAATAAAATCCTGTTAGTCGATGATGACCGAGAGCTCACTTCCCTGTTAAAGGAGTTGCTCGACATGGAAGGGTTCAATGTTCTTGTCGCCCATGATGGCGAGCAGGCGCTAGACCTCCTGGATGACACCGTCGATTTGCTTTTGCTTGACGTGATGATGCCGAAGAAAAACGGCATTGATACGTTAAAAGAGCTGCGCCAGACGCATCAAACCCCTGTCATTATGCTGACCGCGCGTGGCAGCGAACTTGACCGCGTACTGGGCCTTGAGCTGGGTGCTGACGACTATCTGCCGAAGCCGTTTAACGACCGGGAGCTGGTTGCCCGTATCCGCGCTATTCTGCGTCGCTCTCACTGGAGCGAACAGCAGCAGACCAGTGATAACGGCTCTCCAACGCTGGAAGTCGATGCGCTGAGCCTCAACCCTGGCCGCCAGGAAGCCAGCTTTGACGGTAAAACACTGGAGTTGACCGGTACCGAGTTCACGCTTCTCTACTTGCTGGCGCAGCATCTTGGTCAGGTGGTCTCACGTGAACATCTCAGCCAGGAAGTGCTGGGTAAACGCCTCACGCCGTTTGACCGCGCCATTGATATGCATATTTCTAACCTGCGTCGCAAACTCCCTGAGCGCAAGGACGGACACCCCTGGTTTAAAACCCTCAGAGGACGCGGCTATCTGATGGTATCAGCTTCATGATAGGAAGCCTGACCGCCCGCATTTTTGCCATTTTCTGGCTGACGCTGGCACTGGTATTAATGCTGGTTTTGATGCTGCCCAAGCTCGACTCTCGCCAGATGACGGAACTTCTGGAGAGCGAGCAGCGTCAGGGCACCATGATTGAGCAACACGTTGAGGCGGAGCTTGCCAACGATCCGCCTAACGACCTGATGTGGTGGCGCAGGCTGTTTCGCGCTATCGACAAATGGGCACCGCCCGGGCAGCGCCTGCTGCTGGTGACCAGCGAGGGGCGTGTTATTGGCGCCCAGCGCAACGAAATGCAGATAATCCGCAACTTTATCGGCCAGTCCGATAACGCCGACCATCCTCAGAAGAAAAAATATGGCCGCCAGGAGCTGATTGGCCCTTTTTCCGTGCATGATGGCGAAGATAACTACCAGCTTTACCTGATTAGACCGGCCAGCAACTCACAGTCCGACTTCATCAACCTGCTGTTTGACCGCCCGCTTTTGCTGCTCATAGTGACAATGCTGGTCAGTTCACCGCTGCTGCTGTGGCTGGCGTGGAGCCTGGCAAAACCAGCGCGTAAGCTGAAAAATGCCGCTGATGAAGTGGCCCAGGGCAACCTGCGCCAGCACCCGGAACTGGAATCTGGCCCTCAGGAGTTTCATGCCGCAGGCTCCAGCTTTAACCAGATGGTTTCTGCACTTGAGCGCATGATGACCGGCCAACAGCGCCTGCTTTCAGATATCTCACACGAACTACGCACACCGTTAACGCGCTTACAGCTTGGCACCGCCCTGCTGCGCCGTCGTAGCGGTGAAAGCAAAGAGC
Coding sequences:
- the fieF gene encoding CDF family cation-efflux transporter FieF (FieF, a metal efflux transporter, is a member of the CDF (cation diffusion facilitator) family of transporters.): MDQQYGRLVSRAAVAATVMASSLLLIKIFAWWHTGSVTILASLVDSLVDIGASLTNLLVVRYSLQPADEEHTFGHGKAESLSALAQSMFISGSALFLLLTGIQHLVRPEPLNQPGVGIIVTVVALASTLALVTFQRWVVRKTRSQAVRADMLHYQSDVMMNGAILVALVLASFGWQRADSLFALGIGIYILYSALRMGFDAVQSLLDRALPDEEQTAIVDIATSWPGVRGAHDFRTRQSGPTRFIQLHLEMDDQLPLVQAHAIADAVEQAIRQRFPGSDVIIHQDPCSVVPSHTAKKLPDGGY
- the cpxP gene encoding cell-envelope stress modulator CpxP, with amino-acid sequence MRNVSAAVMASTLMLIALPGQAAEALAGDKWYQPDGATQRNSVQQHMFDGISLTEQQRQQMRDLMQLARHNQSPVNVSELETMHRLVTSEKFDEKAVRTQAEKMAQEQVARQVEMAKVRNQMFQLLTPEQRAVLNDKHRLRMNQLREIADLQKNSVLQISSSNRSNQ
- the cpxR gene encoding envelope stress response regulator transcription factor CpxR, with the protein product MNKILLVDDDRELTSLLKELLDMEGFNVLVAHDGEQALDLLDDTVDLLLLDVMMPKKNGIDTLKELRQTHQTPVIMLTARGSELDRVLGLELGADDYLPKPFNDRELVARIRAILRRSHWSEQQQTSDNGSPTLEVDALSLNPGRQEASFDGKTLELTGTEFTLLYLLAQHLGQVVSREHLSQEVLGKRLTPFDRAIDMHISNLRRKLPERKDGHPWFKTLRGRGYLMVSAS
- the cpxA gene encoding envelope stress sensor histidine kinase CpxA, coding for MIGSLTARIFAIFWLTLALVLMLVLMLPKLDSRQMTELLESEQRQGTMIEQHVEAELANDPPNDLMWWRRLFRAIDKWAPPGQRLLLVTSEGRVIGAQRNEMQIIRNFIGQSDNADHPQKKKYGRQELIGPFSVHDGEDNYQLYLIRPASNSQSDFINLLFDRPLLLLIVTMLVSSPLLLWLAWSLAKPARKLKNAADEVAQGNLRQHPELESGPQEFHAAGSSFNQMVSALERMMTGQQRLLSDISHELRTPLTRLQLGTALLRRRSGESKELERIETEALRLDSMINDLLVMSRTQQKNALVSETLKANQLWGEMLDNAAFEAEQKGKSLEITYPPGPWLLYGNPNALESALENIVRNALRYSHTKIAVNFSVDNQGITVTVDDDGPGVSAEDREQIFRPFFRTDEARDRESGGTGLGLAIVDTAVQQHRGWVKADDSPLGGLRLTLWLPLYHRP